Below is a window of Impatiens glandulifera chromosome 2, dImpGla2.1, whole genome shotgun sequence DNA.
CCAACCACaattttcattttccaattAAAAGTATGATCTTCATTCGACAACATTTCTATAACCAATCGAAAATAAGtgtatattctaaaataaatcgACAAAACCGCATAAGAATAAGCATACAACTATAACACTTAAAAAAATGATACTGTTAATACTCAAATATGAGATTTTAATATTAGGCGAATGTTGTGTTTAAGAGAACAaaggtcacgggttcgattccaACTAAGAAAGATTGTGTCCAACTAAGAAAGATTGTGGGGATAGtacttaaactaaaaaaaaataaaaataaaaaagactaacaaacaaatattattctatCAAAGACTAGAATCATTGGCAGGCTTTGGTTCCCCTTGAGATATATCTTTAGCATGTGCCCTTGGAGGGTTGAGTATTGCATTCTTCACAATGGAGAAATGCAAGTTGAGATCAGCTTTCATTTTGGCGCAGCTCGCTTCTATCCACTTTTTGGCCATGCTGCTATCCACCCTATCTTGGTTGTCTTTGTTGTGTTTTTCGATGGCTGGACGAATCTCGTCGTAAACAGAGTTCAGCTTAGAATCAGCTTCAATTCTTGTTTCCTGAATCATATGTCCAAATATTACTCATTAAAAGTGCACAATAGAGGATACAGCTCTCATTCATTACTTCATATTCACATTTTTAGTACTTAATTCTCTCCCAAACAgtaataaaaagtattttaccTCACACTTCAAGACTTCTTCTTGAGCTTTCTTTGATGCAAACATCATGGCAATGCGTTTAGCATCAACTTGATTTGCACCCGAACCTTTAGATTTACTTTTCACCTTTTGTTGTTGTGCTCTTCTTTTAGGAGCATGGCCtgattcaaatttataatttggaCATACACATTTCAGATGCGATTTATCAGTGACATTATTCCGACTAAAGAAAATAAGTTTTACCTTGTGCATTAAAGGTGTAAGCATTTGTCGGTTCAGATTTCACTCCGCTCGAAGCTTCTGTAGCTTTTGAAACTGAATCAGTATCCAAGGGTACATAATTCAATTTCACATTGCTATCATTCTTCACATCTGACATGGGTTCACTCTTAGAGGAGTTTGGAGCGCCCAGGATATATGGTTTCTCATCCTCGGCTGAATCATATAAGGGTACTTCTTCAACAGTGTATCTGCACTCGGATAACCAAATTAAGATAAATGAAAGACAAGCCAAATAGAGGCACCATAAACAAATATAGGATGGACATATTAACTTTTTTACTATACAAATTCAGGGAGTAAACTGCCCATGTGAATTAAGCCTCAACAAATATAAGATAAGTATACAAAATGGGGAAATGTTTTCAAAAAAGCATAGGCGAGTGAGTACCTGTCGTCACCTTCTTCCCATACATGGTTATACTCCTGTTGAAAGAAATACAGGATAAATTTCCAAATTAAATAAGCTTCAAGGAGTAAGAAAGATGAATCCAAAAGATGACCCACTAAAAGCACAGAGATGTATTAACACACAAGTTTACTTTTTTAAGTATGACACAAATAAAACTCACCAAGAAACCAGCAGATTTTGCCCCAAGAAATTTTGAACAGTGGGTTGCACCACACAAACATCTTACGTTCTCACCGCCATACCATTCAAAATTATAGTCATAAGCAAGTTCAGTACCAATGCTTATATCTTCCTTCGAGAAAATACCAACTCTTACTTCTCCTAGAACTGTCCACTTCCTCGTCTCACAGTTAGGTTCACTGCATAAAGGTAAAAGAAACATGAATCTCAGCactattttatgttttatttattcttttggTAAAAGGTCAACTTTTATATCATTAAAGGCATAAACGTGAAATGCGTTCACAACCAACATGttttatttctcaaaatgacattttaattaaatatgagaaaCTCACCAGGAGTGATTTATAAACCTGCCAAGACTTCCTTTTTTGGTGGCATCAATATAGAAATTGGCATTAAGTGAGATGATGTATGCATCTTTGAGACCTGTGCCATTTTATCAATATACATGGAGAAATTAGTACTTGGGCATTTTATCAATATAGACATCTCATAATTAATACCAAACCTTTAGCTTCATAGGATTCCGATCTAAGCTTTGCTTCATCAGATGATATAATTTCCCCGCAGTATTCGATTATTAATTGTCCAGACTAATtgattcaaaagaaaataatccACAAATGAGCATTGACATGTTACAAATAGATCACTAGTGAAGCAGACAAAATATGCATGAAGCTCCAACTAATATTGAGAATTTTTAGCAATAATCATCATTAAAGGTAAAGGCTCTGCAAGAGGACAAAAAACTAACAAGGAAAAGAAGTTATTATTACCTTAATATTTTCATCAGCCAACAGACCCCAGCCGCGGTCTTCAGTTTGGAATAACTTTGTCTTGGAATAgtgaaatttttgaaatttctgCAAAGAGAAACCATGAAACTTCGTGAATGGAgtgttattttctagttatgTGATATCTCTCACTTTTCGCAACCATTATTACATTGAAATCAAATAGAAAATGAATATTCTgacagtatatatatatttttttaactagggTGTCTAGGCGAGTTTTCGCGCAACTCGACTAATCCCTACAGGAGGCTAGCACAGCAACCTATCACAATGACCTACCACTTGAATCTGGTGCTTTGAATGTGAATTGAGCCGAAGACCTAAAGGTAGTAAATCTTAGGCCAAGCCTCTTTCCCTTACCTGATTTTGGCACATGTCACCACAAGGACAATAGCCAGGTGTGCATTCAACACTTAGCAGAACATTAAGGCATCTCTCCCCACATGCACTATCTGGAAGATTTGCATCCCATTTGCAGTCACAGACAATGATATCCTCTTCTTTCATCAGCTTCTTGTTCCTGAAcattatatagagaagtgttATACTTAAAGAAGAAAGGTGAGTTGGATTTCTAATGAAAAATGCACAATGAAAACAATTTATCCATCTTGAAATAAATATCAAAGCTTAATTCACATGCAAATAGTATCAAAAAGACCTTAAACTGTCTATCCAAGACCAACCGTATAAATTAATATCATGTAAGAGTATAAATTAAATGTCATCTTTCGACGTGGAGTTTGAAAAATAGTACCTTAGTTTTTGCAACTTACTCACAGAATTAGCAATTGTTCATACATCAAGAGATATCTTTGCTTTGCAACTCATTCACATGATATGCATTTTCTTTGACAGTAATTATGTGCTATTCCACTTCATCAAGTATGAGATGCACAAACAACTTCAAAGTTTAACCAAAATCCCATTACTAAttggaaattaaaaaatacagtGTTTCGGGACTTACTTTCTGCCAAAAGATTCATTTTGGGTAATATGTATGAAAGATGGTACTCCAGGAACCTGCTGCCAAAAAACACACATTAAGGTGACAGTATTTTGCATATCAGTAATTGATAAACAAAATGACAACTATCTAAACCTCTCCATGTCAATGCCCTTTTAATTCTATCAAACATGGGACATTTCAGCTCCAtccctttaatttttattttggaaagaACTTAGAGATCCCATTATGACGCATATAACAAGTgaagaaattaagaatttaCCACAagattaacaaattaaattgaaaatcacAATCGAATGATGATCTCTTCCCTTTATTCTCTggaaacattaatttaaatcatatatttgatACAAGAGCAAGATGACGAACCCTAAATTGGGTTTGTTAAATTCAATGAGAAAGGGAAAGACTCCGAGATTTTGAGACAAGAACTAAATAAACTTTGTTCACATTAATCAATAATAATGTCAATATAGAACTAAAACCTATTCTTAATCAGATACTAATAAAGAAGATAGTTAAAAGACtaacataattatattaactaCTAATAATAATGATCTATTAATTATGTAACACCCCAAACCCGTAGTCCACCGCATTTGTGAGGATATACGCTATAAATACCACGACAATCTAAGCCCTAAAAGGTACCAATGAAGTATCCCATTAGCCTGAGCACTTATAAGGAGTTTAGATTTTTACGTGATTTCCTGACGTGGGACATCACAACCTCCCAGACTTAGACACGTGGCATCCTCATTGTGTTGCATTAATAGTCTCGGTCTCATTCCCGGTTAGAACTCTATAAGTGACCAACGTGACATTTTTTCCCATGGAATTCAAGAGGGGCACTATGTCACTGTGTTCACACCAGGTTGGCTTTGATACAATTTGTCAACGCTTGTGAGAGTATAGACACCTTTGGCAAACATTTGGGTCACCACAATCCAAACCGTAAAAGGTACCATGAAGATAACTATAGCTCATTAACCTCACACTTATAAGGACATTACAAATTATCTAATACTTTTATAAACCAACCACGTGTCATTGCGAGATTGTCCCTTTGAATCCTAATCTCTATTTCTTATCACAAGGAAAtcataatgaatataatatatgcCCTAGTAACCCTATAATATGATAAATCGAGTGCCATAATCATTTAGGAGGCTAGTACAACATCCTATCCATAAAGGTGTTTTCAGCGGGAATCGAACATTAACCTCTTACAGACTCTTACCACTTGGGATGGGTAATCATTCAACAAATCATGTGTTTCTATCATTGATAAAGCCTAATATTTTAAGgccaaaataactaaaaattttcataaattatttcaaaactttCCATAGGCGAGTCAATGAATTATGTAACGCCAATGCCATTGTGGTGCTAGTGGGATGATTTTTAATACGCACTCTTTTTCAGGTCTTTATTAAGCATGAAAGTTGACTATCTCCCTATAATCATTGTTTCATATGAAGCTCTTTACCAtctagtatattatatatacttccTTGACTTCAAACGTCTGTGTTTGTATAGCTTATCACTTTATATTGCAAGTGAAAATAAAAACCAACATAAATACTGTACTTGTGAGATTAAAAGGACACTGATAACTAAAAGTTTGGTATACAATTCAGTAACTTAAATTTGGCTAAGGGGCTTCAAAAACGTGTTGAGCGAAAATTCAACAGATCTAGGGGAATATCAAGCAAAAGAGGAAGGAAAGTTTGTGAATGATTACTTTGTTGTCAAAATAACTTAGTTAATGAAAATGAGAGACTGAAAGCACGGAAGTAGATTAAAATTTAGTGTATAATTCAATAGGTTAAAATGGAAAACCCAAATACTTCTTAAAATAGGTCATTCTTAGTTTCATTTTTCACATCATTTTAACCAAGACAGACTAATGGCAATGCTCAAAATGAACTCTTAACCGACTGCATAATTTGGGAGACTACAAGGCAAGGAGACATACAAAGGCATAAACATGATTGACAATTACAATAAGAAGAAGTCAACGATTCGCAAATGGACGTCAAAGGTAAAAAATGACGCAGATGGCAGACTCTTCCAAGCATTGAATTCCACCAATAATACAACTTCATGAAAAGGGATGTGCATAATTTAATCTGAATAGCAATCATACGTAAATGTATATTTGTCCATCAATTTCTTTACTCAAGTggcaattgaaaaaaaaaagtgtctaACTAAACTACCAATAAACTACAAATGACCATCCAAAAGTAGAAATGGGTTTCTGTCTCTAAAAATGCAAATGACAATTATAGAACCAATTCAATCTTCTTCAAACATATAACTGATGTGAGTTCAGTTCACCATATGGTCATGAAACCCTGCATCTTTGAGAAACCTCAGACACAAATAAAGCAGTTATGCAAAAGAATTCTCATGGAATTTCCAATCAAGAAAAACAGTCTAGAATGGCGACAAGTTTAATAACGATCTTCACAAGGTTAAAGGCTGAACATACCATCGACATACTAAACACTCTTTCTTTTTCTGGATCACTGCTGCTTCAGCCCTTGTATAAAGAAGAAAATGCTGCacatataaaaataactaaaaatctGTCAAGGGTTGTTACAATGCAGCACAAGAATAAATAGAACCCAAGTTAAAGGAACCACTAAAGAGAAAGCAAATCAAAACCCTAAAATTTAACCTAATTGAAACACTTATgaaaacataaatcatgaaaaTTTCCTACAGAATCAAACCATAACAGAGCTAACAGAGATCAGCAGAGTACTGGTTTCTATATCTCTAAGTTCCTAAAAGCCAATAAAACCCATGAAGTCGCATCAGTTATATCTCTATCTGAATTCAGAGAATCAGTCGAAGTATAAAGAGATAATAATGCACAATTGAAACAGGCGAGATTCATACAACAGTATAATACCTGAGGATTGATTATCTTCTTCTTGTCCCCCGTAAAATTCAAAACTTGAACCCTGAAGAAAGAAGGAAGCAATGAAAtcaccattttcaaataatctttgaGAATTATTACGTAATCTAGAAAGAGATTACAAAGGAAACACcatttattgtttatttcttccctttttcttttatcatattattttttatgttttttccatttaattgaaattttatttctatgtttgtaaaaattaCTCAAATTGTAAATCTAATTTGtgaatatgaataatatataaattttaattatattagagggtatatatgtaaaatcaattataattctCTTCTTAATAGGGactaatttttgtatttttttatttctataggcatattttttaaatatatttctaatagcctcaatcttaaaataatttcaataatatacattttattttcaataaagtagtcaaacaatatattaactatcaacaaattttaatcttaaagacaatttttattataaaattatttaatattgtaatCTAGAGAGATTAGGAAAcaccatttattatttatttcctcccttttcttttatatttttatgttttttttccattttattcaactaaatataaaattgaaattttttatataatttaatttctatgtttataaaatttactgaaattataaatctaattaGTGAAACTGAAACCTAATTCATTTAACTccaaagttatatatatatatatatatatatatatatatatatatatatattatagggtATATAGATGAAAtcatttataacttaaaaatatggactaattatttataatttgaactATTGGAAGAAAATTTATTCATCAAATTATAGAATAAATTCAGAATActttagtaataaatatttataaaaaaataaaattaaggacttattttattatcaataaaatatctttaatttctttttaagatatttaaaaatgattcattattatttgagattagaacttttttactaaataaatatcgAACTTTGAATTTTGagttatgttatatttatagttataatattttaaacattaaatctaaaatatcattttattcattataacaaataagatttataaacatatctatataataataattattattattataataataaatattaaacaagcTCTAAGCATCTGATCAAGGCTACATGAagtatatatttcataatagtGGGAGGACACAGAATAGCATTTTTAAACATATGCTGGATTAATTGTTGacaattaaacattaaattttgttaaccTTGTTCTAGTGCAATTtgcaggtatatatatatatatatatatatatatatatatatccattcaACTCATGcagaatcatatatatataaaaagtgaaaaattaaaaattaatttgtgattcGAATTCTTGATATCTTTGTTAAGTTAACAACAAGCAAATGCAAATGTATAAAATCAATTCATTTTATCCCGTCCATATTAAGTctaaaaactattaataaatagagatcgaattttctaatttaatttaacatttttcttttatattattgtttaataatttttttattaataattttgtaatatatttactTCAACCTCtctaaaagttttttttttttaataaatggttttgttataattaaatttgtgatatataataattataaaataatagtcaataaatacttatttagtagctctaaatttatatttattaaaaataagactTATGTTTGTAATTCAAACTCTTTAATTGACTCAActtcaaactaatattttgaaacaaatattCGATGATactgaacaaaataaaaagtatagcaaaaaaagaaaaaagaaaatttgagtGTCAATTGATAATAAGAAATAGAACCTaactaaaaaaagataaaattcaagtaaaatttaaaataattaaaaaatatatttttgtttagataatcttaattaaattcaaactcAATACAAACcgaaataaattagtattttggATTCAGATCGTTTTGAATTTCAGATTAATCCGTTAAATGATCATCCCTAATATTCATAAGGAGTTTCTAAACGGGATCTAAATTGAATAGACAAGAACACATcaacaaatttatgaataaatatctAACAGCATAtactacaaaatattatataatctaAATCAACATTTGGATGAAATACttggaaaaaaatcaattatgataaaatttatcaatattttatctTCAAAATCCAGACCCAAAACTCCAGATAAAGAATGCAGGCAGTAAATCTCATGTTTCATTGTAAGGGGAGTGTCCAACAAAACTTCTTAAGATCACTGgatctttcaaataaaaaattagtttccacaaaaataaaaataaatccatGATATGCCATACCAGACAATTGAATTTTATGAATTACTAGGATCATTCGCAGGCTTCGATGTTCCGTTTGGAGGAGCGAATAATGAATTCTTCACGACCGAGAAATGAAAGTTGAAGTCTGCCTTCATTTTGGCACAATGGGCTTCTATCCACTTCTTGGCCATGCTGTCATCCACCTTATCTTGGTTGTCCTGGTTGTGTTCTTCAATGGCTGGACGAATCTCGTCGTAAACAGAGTTCAACTTAGAGTCAGCTCTACTTCTTTCTCCCTAAAATCATGCCCAAAATAGTTATGGAATCCAAAAGCTACCTCTGAAATATGAAAACTTTATTACTTAATTCTTAACatcaaggccttgtttgatgttcaatcacatcattcaaatcatcaaccattttatatttttcatcattacaAGTAAGGgtacccaagatcaaacaagccattagttcttaataaaaattgagCTGTATAGGTATCAAAAAATTGTAATGCTTGTCAAAATTCACAAGAAATTACTATACcaaatgaaataaagaaaaattaacactataatttggatcaaaatataggaaataattttgtatatcaaatgaagcaacaaaaaAACAGACTATAATCTCGATCATGatctaaaaaaacaattctTCATCCAAAAAAATTCTCCAAATTCattttataccaaacaaaaaaaaaatcattttcgaTTTTACCTTGGGTGTTTTTCCAATAAGATTGTGAATGTACATGATCAATGGATAGATAAATATTCTGAAATTCTTACCCAAATTTAGTACAAGAAAAGCactatttcaatttttaaagaaaaataatttcctAGCCGCATGAACAACATCGTCAACATCTGTTATTAGCATCTCCCAAATCTTTTTAAGAAACAATCCTCAATTACGGATGATTTATTTGGCATCATAGTTTCCAGATTTTGTATTTGCTTTCAGGTATATTTCCTTAAGTTACGAAAAGCATTGTTTTTTCCCACAAAAAATAGTCATTGACAAATAATAAAGGTATATTTACCTCACACTTCAAGATTTCGTTTTGAGCTTCCTTTGATGCAAACAGCTTGGCAATGCGTTTACCATCAACTTGCTCTGCGCTTGAACCTTCTGATGTACTCTTCTTACCGTTTTGTTGTGCTCTTCTTTTAGAAACCGAACCTGATTCAAATTCACAATTTTGACATGCACTATTGCTTTAGATGCTGTCTATAATTGACATTATTCCGACTAAAATGAAATGATGAGTACCTTGTGCATTCAAGGTGTAAGCAATCATATCTATCTTGACATTTCCCATGTGATCTGGTTTCTCATCTTCTGCGGAATCATACAAAGggacttcttcaactttgtATCTGCAATCCATTAACCAAATTAACACACGTTTTTCAGTTACATTACTCTTCTGGGGAAGCGACATTATTCTATTATATACATGAAGAAATTATTAAGTCATTCCATGACAtcctaataaaataataaataaattgtttgataatacatggtaattacaatttttttaatacatcttttatatatttaagtaaaatattcaCTACACTAACCAGCAACTTTAATAAAAACTAAAGCTAATTTATAGTGTTTCTATCTCTTTAAACAAATCAATTAAAAGCTACTGTTTCCCAATCACacaattttgtataaattaagaTGGTAGATATATATAGAATGGAATCTAATTAAAGATATCTAGTGTTGACATAGAACCATAGCAAACTTTGTATGTGAGTTTTAtgatttttggaaaataaaactTCTTTGCATGTGAATTAAGCTTCAATACAAATAGAATAAGTATAAGAGATagtagaaaatttt
It encodes the following:
- the LOC124924223 gene encoding histone-lysine N-methyltransferase ASHH1-like — its product is MSMQVPGVPSFIHITQNESFGRKNKKLMKEEDIIVCDCKWDANLPDSACGERCLNVLLSVECTPGYCPCGDMCQNQKFQKFHYSKTKLFQTEDRGWGLLADENIKSGQLIIEYCGEIISSDEAKLRSESYEAKGLKDAYIISLNANFYIDATKKGSLGRFINHSCEPNCETRKWTVLGEVRVGIFSKEDISIGTELAYDYNFEWYGGENVRCLCGATHCSKFLGAKSAGFLVSFICVILKKVNLCVNTSLSITMYGKKVTTVKKLICPSYICLWCLYLACLSFILIWLSECRYTVEEVPLYDSAEDEKPYILGAPNSSKSEPMSDVKNDSNVKLNYVPLDTDSVSKATEASSGVKSEPTNAYTFNAQGHAPKRRAQQQKVKSKSKGSGANQVDAKRIAMMFASKKAQEEVLKCEETRIEADSKLNSVYDEIRPAIEKHNKDNQDRVDSSMAKKWIEASCAKMKADLNLHFSIVKNAILNPPRAHAKDISQGEPKPANDSSL